In Megalops cyprinoides isolate fMegCyp1 chromosome 12, fMegCyp1.pri, whole genome shotgun sequence, the sequence GTCCACGACACCGCATCTTGCCATGGCCGTGCGCTACAATCGCACCAGCATTCTCAAAATGATCTTGAAATGCGCAAAAGACTTCTCCGAAAAGGAACGGCTCAGCTACCTGAATCGTCGGGGCTGCATTCACGTGGAGGGCGGCAAGACCGCCTTGCACCTCGCGTGCGATTTGGTGCGCCCAGAATGTTTGATACTGCTGCTTGGACATCACGCGTGTCCCTACGTAACGGACAGAATGGGAAACACCCCCTTGGACTCTCTGCTATCCCAGATAGGCCAGAGCGATCTAGATATGCGCCTGAAACATACTTGTCTCGGCTACCTCATACTTTTCATGCCCAGTTTCCGTTTCCAGATGAAGAGAGAACTGCAGGACAACGCGGCGCTGTGGCAGAAACTGATAGGGGAGCAGGCGTTCCAGTGGTTGTCAGGACTGTCGGCCCCCTCCCTCTTCGTGCAGGCAATGCAGAAGCTGATCCGGTCTGTGTCCGTGGAACAGCTGGACTCTCTCCCGCTGCCGGACTTCCTCAAACCTCTTGATTTCAGGTTGCAGTAAGCGTTGGACATTGCACTGAAAACATGAACTATGAAACAAACTGTGCTTACCTGTGTGGAACTGTGTATTTGTTCGAAAGCCTTTCGAAGACTTGTAAGTCTGTGGATTGTTCCCAGTGTAAATAGTACAcgaaaaaaagattaatttatttttttgaaaagaaagccATGCACTTTACAAAATATGGTGTTTGATAGTCTGTGATGCCTAGCAATAAAACTGTTAATTTAACACCAAGTTAAAACTTTTACATCAATGATGTTATGTAACTCTTGAGATTATCATTTTATCTACACTCTACACAAATGCACTGAGGAGGCACGGGGTGGGTAGCTCCCCAGATGAAATTTGTGGTCAAATCACTCTTAAATGGTTAGGCTTTGTGACTGCTGGAGAGAGGATATTGCTTAATTCTAATAATTAATGCAACAAACACAATGCACACTCATTGCTTAACGCAAGATTATTGCTTAATTaatttacataaacatttcccagacattttgaaatgcttaaTGTCCATGCAAGACCAGGGTGACAGCGGCAAGG encodes:
- the ankrd9 gene encoding ankyrin repeat domain-containing protein 9 translates to MPWDVGVFDSRADYKSEKQCQKTSFAFYQAVRDLLPVWVLEDMRTMEVFHWEDDGRACAYSPSEALLYALVHDHQQYARYLLNRYSVSALEMPSRSFCCCQLSTTPHLAMAVRYNRTSILKMILKCAKDFSEKERLSYLNRRGCIHVEGGKTALHLACDLVRPECLILLLGHHACPYVTDRMGNTPLDSLLSQIGQSDLDMRLKHTCLGYLILFMPSFRFQMKRELQDNAALWQKLIGEQAFQWLSGLSAPSLFVQAMQKLIRSVSVEQLDSLPLPDFLKPLDFRLQ